The proteins below are encoded in one region of Pristis pectinata isolate sPriPec2 chromosome 37, sPriPec2.1.pri, whole genome shotgun sequence:
- the srrt gene encoding serrate RNA effector molecule homolog isoform X1: MGDSDDEYDRRRRDKFRRERSDYDRSRERDDRRRDDWNDREWDRGRERRSREYRDYDRGRRERFSPPRHDLSPPQKRVRRDWEDHVADPYHTGYEMPYAGGGGPSYGPPQPWGHPDIHIMQQHHGIPIQASLLLTPRLGNLHELEVGPPPPVMKTFKEFLLSLDDSVDETESVKRYNDYKIEFRRQQMQDFFLAHKDEEWFRSKYHPDEAGKRKQEADFGLRTRLSVYCYLMEHGWFDGLSLDIDKANIIMKALDAAVIKMEGGTQIDVKILDLEDEEEKTDKMEPAKKEEGRILDNDRKVVEKEKEEDTRKAEGNEQSVDVKMQQDKDDGKSKELPDEEKGEDGEDKDEAEQREPAKESSVPAKAAKKRKRKHSGDDSYDEDDATASDSESEPEIVPPGVERKEDEDPGKQKEDDEKTEKEEEPKQERKEEEKHKEKPKEEKKEMDVTPKPRPLHKTCSLFMRSIAPNISKAEIISLCKRFPGFMRVALSDPQPERRFFRRAWVTFDRSVNIKEICWNLQNIRLRDCELSPVVNRDLARRVRSINGITQHKQIVRNDIKLAAKLIHSLDDRSQLWSSETVNEDGRVESLSSQNPILKNITDYLIEEVSAEEEELLGNPTDTTDDGPKEGNPEVNIERDEKLIKVLDKLLLYLRIVHSIDYYNTCEYPNEDEMPNRCGIVHVRGPLPPNRVSQHEVVEWQKMFEEKLTPLFSVRESLSEEEAAKMGKKDPEQEVEKFIVANTQELAKDKWLCPLSGKKFKGPEFVRKHIFNKHSEKIEEVKKEVSFFNHFLMDAKRPALPEIKPNQPPAPGAQAMGLTPAMGYPHPSPQGLLGFGQPRPPVMGYGAGPAYPPPQYAGRGSYDAYRGQGGYPGKPRNRILRGDPRNIVEYRDLDAPEDVDFF; encoded by the exons ATGGGTGACAGCGATGACGAATATGACCGGCGGCGCAGAGATAAGTTTCGCCGAGAGAGGAGCGACTATGACCGGTCCCGCGAGAGAGACGACAGGCGACGAGATGACTGGAATGACAG AGAGTGGGACAGGGGGAGAGAGCGGCGAAGTCGAGAGTACCGAGATTACGACCGAGGGAGAAGGGAGCGTTTCTCCCCACCGCGACATGACCTCAGCCCGCCCCAGAAGCGCGTACGCCGTGATTG GGAGGATCATGTTGCAGATCCCTATCACACTGGCTATGAGATGCCGTATGCTGGTGGGGGAGGTCCCAGTTACGGCCCCCCTCAACCCTGGGGGCACCCGGATATTCACATAATGCAGCAGCACCACGGGATTCCCATCCAGGCCAG TCTCCTTCTCACCCCTAGGCTGGGCAACCTACATGAGCTGGAGGTGGGGCCTCCACCCCCAGTAATGAAGACCTTCAAAGAATTCCTGCTGTCTCTGGACGACTCTGTCGACGAGACCGAATCAGTGAAACGCTACAATGACTACAAGATCGAATTCCGTCGGCAACAGATGCAGGATTTCTTCCTGGCCCACAAGGACGAGGAATG GTTCCGCTCTAAGTATCACCCGGATGAGGCTGGGAAGCGCAAGCAGGAGGCTGACTTTGGCCTTCGCACGCGACTCAGTGTTTACTGTTACCTGATGGAGCACGGCTGGTTTGATGGCCTCTCACTCGACATTGATAAAGCCAACATCATCATGAAGGCATTAGACGCAG CTGTTATAAAGATGGAGGGCGGAACGCAAATCGATGTAAAAATTCTAGACCTTGAGGATGAAGAGGAAAAGACAGACAAAATGGAGCCTGCAAAGAAGGAAGAGGGGCGGATCTTGGATAATGACAGAAAGGTggtggagaaagagaaggaagaagaTACCAGAAAG GCAGAAGGCAATGAGCAGTCGGTCGATGTGAAGATGCAACAGGATAAGGATGACGGCAAATCAAAGGAACTGCCTGATGAGGAGAAGGGCGAGGATGGGGAAGACAAGGATGAAGCTGAACAGCGCGAGCCGGCCAAGGAGAGCTCTGTGCCTGCAAAG GCTGCAAAGAAGCGGAAGAGGAAGCACAGTGGAGACGATAGCTACGATGAGGATGATGCCACTGCCTCCGACTCAGAGTCCGAGCCTGAAATAGTGCCACCGGGTGTTGAAAGAAAGGAAGATGAGGACCCAG GGAAGCAAAAGGAAGATGATGAGAAGACTGAGAAAGAAG AAGAGCCGAAACAagagagaaaggaggaagaaaagcaCAAAGAAAAACCCAAGGAGGAGAAGAAGGAAATGGATGTCACTCCTAAGCCTCGGCCGCTTCACAAAACCTGCTCGTTGTTTATGAGGAGCATTGCTCCAAATATCTCAAAGGCTGAAATCATATCG CTTTGTAAACGTTTCCCTGGCTTCATGAGAGTGGCATTATCTGACCCACAGCCAGAGCGCAG GTTTTTCCGGAGAGCGTGGGTCACCTTCGATCGAAGTGTCAACATCAAGGAAATCTGTTGGAATCTCCAGAATATCCGA CTGCGCGACTGCGAGCTGAGCCCAGTAGTAAACCGTGACCTGGCCAGGCGTGTCCGCAGCATCAACGGCATCACGCAGCACAAGCAGATTGTCCGCAACGACATCAAACTGGCAGCTAAACTCATCCATTCGCTGGACGACCGCTCACAGCTCTGGTCATCCGAGACTGTAAACGAGGACGGGAGAGTTGAG agcctgtCTTCCCAGAACCCCATCCTAAAAAACATCACAGATTACCTGATTGAGGAGGTGAGTGCAGAGGAAGAGGAGTTACTGGGAAATCCCACTGACACAACTGACGATGGACCAAAGGAGGGCAACCCAGAGGTCAACATTGAGAGAGATGAGAAGCTGATTAAG GTTCTAGACAAACTGCTGCTTTATCTGCGCATAGTGCATTCCATCGATTACTACAACACCTGTGAATACCCAAATGAGGATGAAATGCCCAATCGGTGTGGGATCGTACACGTCCGCGGACCTCTGCCTCCTAACCGAGTCTCACAGCATGAAG TTGTGGAGTGGCAGAAGATGTTTGAGGAGAAGTTGACGCCTCTGTTTAGTGTGAGGGAAAGTCTTTCTGAGGAAGAGGCAGCAAAGATGGGCAAGAAGGATCCTGAGCAGGAAGTGGAGAAGTTTATCGTTGCTAATACACAGGAGCTCGCCAAGGACAAGTGGCTGTGTCCTCTGAGTGGAAAGAAGTTCAAG GGCCCAGAATTTGTGCGTAAGCACATCTTCAACAAACACAGTGAAAAGATTGAAGAGGTTAAAAAGGAAGTTTCATTCTTCAATCACTTCCTAATGGATGCAAAGCGACCTGCTCTGCCGGAGATAAAACCCAATCAGCCACCTGCACCAGGAGCCCAGGCAATGG GTTTGACTCCAGCCATGGGTTAccctcatccttctcctcagGGCTTGCTGGGATTTGGTCAGCCACGTCCCCCCGTCATGGGATATGGAG CGGGACCTGCCTACCCCCCTCCTCAGTATGCTGGGCGGGGATCTTATGATGCATATCGAGGACAAGGAGGTTATCCCGGAAAACCAAGAAACAG GATTTTGCGGGGGGATCCCAGGAACATTGTGGAGTACAGAGACCTGGATGCCCCAGAGGACGTGGACTTTTTCTGA
- the srrt gene encoding serrate RNA effector molecule homolog isoform X2, with protein MGDSDDEYDRRRRDKFRRERSDYDRSRERDDRRRDDWNDREWDRGRERRSREYRDYDRGRRERFSPPRHDLSPPQKRVRRDWEDHVADPYHTGYEMPYAGGGGPSYGPPQPWGHPDIHIMQQHHGIPIQARLGNLHELEVGPPPPVMKTFKEFLLSLDDSVDETESVKRYNDYKIEFRRQQMQDFFLAHKDEEWFRSKYHPDEAGKRKQEADFGLRTRLSVYCYLMEHGWFDGLSLDIDKANIIMKALDAAVIKMEGGTQIDVKILDLEDEEEKTDKMEPAKKEEGRILDNDRKVVEKEKEEDTRKAEGNEQSVDVKMQQDKDDGKSKELPDEEKGEDGEDKDEAEQREPAKESSVPAKAAKKRKRKHSGDDSYDEDDATASDSESEPEIVPPGVERKEDEDPGKQKEDDEKTEKEEEPKQERKEEEKHKEKPKEEKKEMDVTPKPRPLHKTCSLFMRSIAPNISKAEIISLCKRFPGFMRVALSDPQPERRFFRRAWVTFDRSVNIKEICWNLQNIRLRDCELSPVVNRDLARRVRSINGITQHKQIVRNDIKLAAKLIHSLDDRSQLWSSETVNEDGRVESLSSQNPILKNITDYLIEEVSAEEEELLGNPTDTTDDGPKEGNPEVNIERDEKLIKVLDKLLLYLRIVHSIDYYNTCEYPNEDEMPNRCGIVHVRGPLPPNRVSQHEVVEWQKMFEEKLTPLFSVRESLSEEEAAKMGKKDPEQEVEKFIVANTQELAKDKWLCPLSGKKFKGPEFVRKHIFNKHSEKIEEVKKEVSFFNHFLMDAKRPALPEIKPNQPPAPGAQAMGLTPAMGYPHPSPQGLLGFGQPRPPVMGYGAGPAYPPPQYAGRGSYDAYRGQGGYPGKPRNRILRGDPRNIVEYRDLDAPEDVDFF; from the exons ATGGGTGACAGCGATGACGAATATGACCGGCGGCGCAGAGATAAGTTTCGCCGAGAGAGGAGCGACTATGACCGGTCCCGCGAGAGAGACGACAGGCGACGAGATGACTGGAATGACAG AGAGTGGGACAGGGGGAGAGAGCGGCGAAGTCGAGAGTACCGAGATTACGACCGAGGGAGAAGGGAGCGTTTCTCCCCACCGCGACATGACCTCAGCCCGCCCCAGAAGCGCGTACGCCGTGATTG GGAGGATCATGTTGCAGATCCCTATCACACTGGCTATGAGATGCCGTATGCTGGTGGGGGAGGTCCCAGTTACGGCCCCCCTCAACCCTGGGGGCACCCGGATATTCACATAATGCAGCAGCACCACGGGATTCCCATCCAGGCCAG GCTGGGCAACCTACATGAGCTGGAGGTGGGGCCTCCACCCCCAGTAATGAAGACCTTCAAAGAATTCCTGCTGTCTCTGGACGACTCTGTCGACGAGACCGAATCAGTGAAACGCTACAATGACTACAAGATCGAATTCCGTCGGCAACAGATGCAGGATTTCTTCCTGGCCCACAAGGACGAGGAATG GTTCCGCTCTAAGTATCACCCGGATGAGGCTGGGAAGCGCAAGCAGGAGGCTGACTTTGGCCTTCGCACGCGACTCAGTGTTTACTGTTACCTGATGGAGCACGGCTGGTTTGATGGCCTCTCACTCGACATTGATAAAGCCAACATCATCATGAAGGCATTAGACGCAG CTGTTATAAAGATGGAGGGCGGAACGCAAATCGATGTAAAAATTCTAGACCTTGAGGATGAAGAGGAAAAGACAGACAAAATGGAGCCTGCAAAGAAGGAAGAGGGGCGGATCTTGGATAATGACAGAAAGGTggtggagaaagagaaggaagaagaTACCAGAAAG GCAGAAGGCAATGAGCAGTCGGTCGATGTGAAGATGCAACAGGATAAGGATGACGGCAAATCAAAGGAACTGCCTGATGAGGAGAAGGGCGAGGATGGGGAAGACAAGGATGAAGCTGAACAGCGCGAGCCGGCCAAGGAGAGCTCTGTGCCTGCAAAG GCTGCAAAGAAGCGGAAGAGGAAGCACAGTGGAGACGATAGCTACGATGAGGATGATGCCACTGCCTCCGACTCAGAGTCCGAGCCTGAAATAGTGCCACCGGGTGTTGAAAGAAAGGAAGATGAGGACCCAG GGAAGCAAAAGGAAGATGATGAGAAGACTGAGAAAGAAG AAGAGCCGAAACAagagagaaaggaggaagaaaagcaCAAAGAAAAACCCAAGGAGGAGAAGAAGGAAATGGATGTCACTCCTAAGCCTCGGCCGCTTCACAAAACCTGCTCGTTGTTTATGAGGAGCATTGCTCCAAATATCTCAAAGGCTGAAATCATATCG CTTTGTAAACGTTTCCCTGGCTTCATGAGAGTGGCATTATCTGACCCACAGCCAGAGCGCAG GTTTTTCCGGAGAGCGTGGGTCACCTTCGATCGAAGTGTCAACATCAAGGAAATCTGTTGGAATCTCCAGAATATCCGA CTGCGCGACTGCGAGCTGAGCCCAGTAGTAAACCGTGACCTGGCCAGGCGTGTCCGCAGCATCAACGGCATCACGCAGCACAAGCAGATTGTCCGCAACGACATCAAACTGGCAGCTAAACTCATCCATTCGCTGGACGACCGCTCACAGCTCTGGTCATCCGAGACTGTAAACGAGGACGGGAGAGTTGAG agcctgtCTTCCCAGAACCCCATCCTAAAAAACATCACAGATTACCTGATTGAGGAGGTGAGTGCAGAGGAAGAGGAGTTACTGGGAAATCCCACTGACACAACTGACGATGGACCAAAGGAGGGCAACCCAGAGGTCAACATTGAGAGAGATGAGAAGCTGATTAAG GTTCTAGACAAACTGCTGCTTTATCTGCGCATAGTGCATTCCATCGATTACTACAACACCTGTGAATACCCAAATGAGGATGAAATGCCCAATCGGTGTGGGATCGTACACGTCCGCGGACCTCTGCCTCCTAACCGAGTCTCACAGCATGAAG TTGTGGAGTGGCAGAAGATGTTTGAGGAGAAGTTGACGCCTCTGTTTAGTGTGAGGGAAAGTCTTTCTGAGGAAGAGGCAGCAAAGATGGGCAAGAAGGATCCTGAGCAGGAAGTGGAGAAGTTTATCGTTGCTAATACACAGGAGCTCGCCAAGGACAAGTGGCTGTGTCCTCTGAGTGGAAAGAAGTTCAAG GGCCCAGAATTTGTGCGTAAGCACATCTTCAACAAACACAGTGAAAAGATTGAAGAGGTTAAAAAGGAAGTTTCATTCTTCAATCACTTCCTAATGGATGCAAAGCGACCTGCTCTGCCGGAGATAAAACCCAATCAGCCACCTGCACCAGGAGCCCAGGCAATGG GTTTGACTCCAGCCATGGGTTAccctcatccttctcctcagGGCTTGCTGGGATTTGGTCAGCCACGTCCCCCCGTCATGGGATATGGAG CGGGACCTGCCTACCCCCCTCCTCAGTATGCTGGGCGGGGATCTTATGATGCATATCGAGGACAAGGAGGTTATCCCGGAAAACCAAGAAACAG GATTTTGCGGGGGGATCCCAGGAACATTGTGGAGTACAGAGACCTGGATGCCCCAGAGGACGTGGACTTTTTCTGA
- the srrt gene encoding serrate RNA effector molecule homolog isoform X3, producing the protein MKRSYKRSLAHLRFFKMTSTPKFRSKYHPDEAGKRKQEADFGLRTRLSVYCYLMEHGWFDGLSLDIDKANIIMKALDAAVIKMEGGTQIDVKILDLEDEEEKTDKMEPAKKEEGRILDNDRKVVEKEKEEDTRKAEGNEQSVDVKMQQDKDDGKSKELPDEEKGEDGEDKDEAEQREPAKESSVPAKAAKKRKRKHSGDDSYDEDDATASDSESEPEIVPPGVERKEDEDPGKQKEDDEKTEKEEEPKQERKEEEKHKEKPKEEKKEMDVTPKPRPLHKTCSLFMRSIAPNISKAEIISLCKRFPGFMRVALSDPQPERRFFRRAWVTFDRSVNIKEICWNLQNIRLRDCELSPVVNRDLARRVRSINGITQHKQIVRNDIKLAAKLIHSLDDRSQLWSSETVNEDGRVESLSSQNPILKNITDYLIEEVSAEEEELLGNPTDTTDDGPKEGNPEVNIERDEKLIKVLDKLLLYLRIVHSIDYYNTCEYPNEDEMPNRCGIVHVRGPLPPNRVSQHEVVEWQKMFEEKLTPLFSVRESLSEEEAAKMGKKDPEQEVEKFIVANTQELAKDKWLCPLSGKKFKGPEFVRKHIFNKHSEKIEEVKKEVSFFNHFLMDAKRPALPEIKPNQPPAPGAQAMGLTPAMGYPHPSPQGLLGFGQPRPPVMGYGAGPAYPPPQYAGRGSYDAYRGQGGYPGKPRNRILRGDPRNIVEYRDLDAPEDVDFF; encoded by the exons ATGAAAAGAAGCTACAAACGCTCGCTCGCTCACTTGAGATTCTTCAAGATGACTTCGACACCTAA GTTCCGCTCTAAGTATCACCCGGATGAGGCTGGGAAGCGCAAGCAGGAGGCTGACTTTGGCCTTCGCACGCGACTCAGTGTTTACTGTTACCTGATGGAGCACGGCTGGTTTGATGGCCTCTCACTCGACATTGATAAAGCCAACATCATCATGAAGGCATTAGACGCAG CTGTTATAAAGATGGAGGGCGGAACGCAAATCGATGTAAAAATTCTAGACCTTGAGGATGAAGAGGAAAAGACAGACAAAATGGAGCCTGCAAAGAAGGAAGAGGGGCGGATCTTGGATAATGACAGAAAGGTggtggagaaagagaaggaagaagaTACCAGAAAG GCAGAAGGCAATGAGCAGTCGGTCGATGTGAAGATGCAACAGGATAAGGATGACGGCAAATCAAAGGAACTGCCTGATGAGGAGAAGGGCGAGGATGGGGAAGACAAGGATGAAGCTGAACAGCGCGAGCCGGCCAAGGAGAGCTCTGTGCCTGCAAAG GCTGCAAAGAAGCGGAAGAGGAAGCACAGTGGAGACGATAGCTACGATGAGGATGATGCCACTGCCTCCGACTCAGAGTCCGAGCCTGAAATAGTGCCACCGGGTGTTGAAAGAAAGGAAGATGAGGACCCAG GGAAGCAAAAGGAAGATGATGAGAAGACTGAGAAAGAAG AAGAGCCGAAACAagagagaaaggaggaagaaaagcaCAAAGAAAAACCCAAGGAGGAGAAGAAGGAAATGGATGTCACTCCTAAGCCTCGGCCGCTTCACAAAACCTGCTCGTTGTTTATGAGGAGCATTGCTCCAAATATCTCAAAGGCTGAAATCATATCG CTTTGTAAACGTTTCCCTGGCTTCATGAGAGTGGCATTATCTGACCCACAGCCAGAGCGCAG GTTTTTCCGGAGAGCGTGGGTCACCTTCGATCGAAGTGTCAACATCAAGGAAATCTGTTGGAATCTCCAGAATATCCGA CTGCGCGACTGCGAGCTGAGCCCAGTAGTAAACCGTGACCTGGCCAGGCGTGTCCGCAGCATCAACGGCATCACGCAGCACAAGCAGATTGTCCGCAACGACATCAAACTGGCAGCTAAACTCATCCATTCGCTGGACGACCGCTCACAGCTCTGGTCATCCGAGACTGTAAACGAGGACGGGAGAGTTGAG agcctgtCTTCCCAGAACCCCATCCTAAAAAACATCACAGATTACCTGATTGAGGAGGTGAGTGCAGAGGAAGAGGAGTTACTGGGAAATCCCACTGACACAACTGACGATGGACCAAAGGAGGGCAACCCAGAGGTCAACATTGAGAGAGATGAGAAGCTGATTAAG GTTCTAGACAAACTGCTGCTTTATCTGCGCATAGTGCATTCCATCGATTACTACAACACCTGTGAATACCCAAATGAGGATGAAATGCCCAATCGGTGTGGGATCGTACACGTCCGCGGACCTCTGCCTCCTAACCGAGTCTCACAGCATGAAG TTGTGGAGTGGCAGAAGATGTTTGAGGAGAAGTTGACGCCTCTGTTTAGTGTGAGGGAAAGTCTTTCTGAGGAAGAGGCAGCAAAGATGGGCAAGAAGGATCCTGAGCAGGAAGTGGAGAAGTTTATCGTTGCTAATACACAGGAGCTCGCCAAGGACAAGTGGCTGTGTCCTCTGAGTGGAAAGAAGTTCAAG GGCCCAGAATTTGTGCGTAAGCACATCTTCAACAAACACAGTGAAAAGATTGAAGAGGTTAAAAAGGAAGTTTCATTCTTCAATCACTTCCTAATGGATGCAAAGCGACCTGCTCTGCCGGAGATAAAACCCAATCAGCCACCTGCACCAGGAGCCCAGGCAATGG GTTTGACTCCAGCCATGGGTTAccctcatccttctcctcagGGCTTGCTGGGATTTGGTCAGCCACGTCCCCCCGTCATGGGATATGGAG CGGGACCTGCCTACCCCCCTCCTCAGTATGCTGGGCGGGGATCTTATGATGCATATCGAGGACAAGGAGGTTATCCCGGAAAACCAAGAAACAG GATTTTGCGGGGGGATCCCAGGAACATTGTGGAGTACAGAGACCTGGATGCCCCAGAGGACGTGGACTTTTTCTGA